The following are encoded together in the Pseudoalteromonas shioyasakiensis genome:
- a CDS encoding tryptophan halogenase family protein: protein MIKKIAIVGGGTAGWLAANHLGHALLQSGIEITLIESPNIASIGVGEGTVPSMRNSLQKFGISESDFINECDVTFKQSIKFVNWLDKHKHGANFYHHLFDHPHIFGEELTQQWLAEGNGNDYADFVSKQHACCENNLAPKTIATPQYAGINGYAYHFDAKKFAAFLGSHATQHFAVKHLFAEIKDVSCDEQGFITHLIDSEGNALEFDFIIDCSGFSAAFIGQKLGVGFVDKSASLLTDTAITLQVPTQSDDEIPPYTIATAHQAGWIWDIALTERRGVGFVYSSKYMSDEQAHAKLHHYLGNKFEHLTPRKIPMKVGHREKMWHKNCVAIGLSQGFVEPLEATAILIADFSAGLLAKRFPRTRDDINLVADDYNQQVNYVWQQTFDFIKMHYCISDRTDSAFWRDNKKADQLSDKLKNNLARWQRFTPVREDFASKFDLFDLENYLYVLFGMHYLPAKQQSKQSDNQQVAEFKQQRVKQLLSELPKHRELLNKIKKFGLQKY from the coding sequence ATGATAAAAAAAATCGCAATTGTTGGTGGCGGAACCGCAGGTTGGTTAGCCGCTAACCATTTGGGTCATGCGCTTTTGCAAAGTGGCATTGAGATAACGTTAATCGAGTCTCCTAATATTGCCAGCATAGGTGTCGGTGAAGGTACTGTTCCTTCGATGCGCAACTCTTTGCAAAAGTTTGGTATCAGTGAAAGTGACTTTATCAATGAATGTGATGTTACTTTTAAACAGTCAATCAAGTTTGTAAATTGGCTAGATAAACACAAACATGGTGCTAACTTTTACCATCATTTATTTGATCACCCACATATATTCGGTGAGGAGTTAACGCAGCAGTGGCTTGCTGAGGGTAACGGTAATGATTACGCAGACTTTGTTTCTAAGCAACATGCGTGTTGTGAAAATAACCTAGCACCGAAAACAATTGCGACACCTCAATATGCAGGTATAAACGGGTATGCCTATCATTTTGATGCTAAAAAGTTTGCTGCATTCTTAGGAAGCCATGCCACGCAACATTTTGCTGTAAAACACCTGTTTGCAGAAATTAAAGATGTCAGCTGTGATGAGCAAGGTTTTATTACACACCTAATCGACTCAGAAGGTAACGCCTTAGAGTTTGACTTTATTATTGATTGCTCCGGTTTTTCGGCTGCCTTTATTGGGCAAAAACTAGGGGTGGGTTTTGTTGATAAATCAGCTAGTTTATTAACTGATACTGCAATCACATTGCAAGTACCGACACAAAGCGATGATGAAATACCGCCTTACACTATTGCTACGGCACACCAAGCCGGTTGGATCTGGGATATTGCGCTCACAGAGCGAAGAGGAGTGGGGTTTGTTTATTCATCTAAGTATATGAGCGATGAGCAAGCACACGCTAAATTGCATCATTATTTAGGTAATAAATTTGAGCACTTAACGCCAAGAAAGATCCCGATGAAAGTAGGGCACAGAGAAAAGATGTGGCACAAAAACTGTGTCGCTATAGGCTTGTCGCAAGGATTTGTTGAGCCACTTGAAGCAACTGCCATCTTAATTGCAGACTTTTCTGCGGGGTTATTAGCAAAGCGTTTTCCGCGTACTCGAGATGACATTAACTTAGTTGCAGATGATTACAATCAGCAGGTGAATTATGTATGGCAACAAACGTTCGATTTTATAAAAATGCATTACTGTATTTCGGATAGAACTGATTCAGCCTTTTGGCGTGATAACAAAAAAGCCGACCAGTTATCAGACAAACTAAAAAATAACCTAGCACGCTGGCAGCGCTTTACACCAGTACGTGAAGACTTTGCCAGTAAGTTCGATTTGTTCGACTTAGAAAACTATTTATATGTATTGTTTGGTATGCATTATCTACCTGCCAAACAGCAATCTAAGCAGAGCGACAATCAACAAGTTGCTGAATTTAAACAGCAGCGCGTTAAGCAGTTATTAAGCGAGTTACCTAAGCACAGAGAGTTGTTAAATAAAATAAAGAAATTTGGCTTACAGAAGTACTAA
- a CDS encoding TonB-dependent receptor, whose product MSAGFTGAAYAAEETKVQEDVEVIEVRGIRRSLEASMNTKRFSDSVVDAVSAEDIGKFPDGDVGEALGRISGVAVNRQFGQGQQVSIRGASSQLTRTLLNGQTVASTGWYDQQSIDRSFNYTLLPPELVGEIQVYKSSQADVVEGGVGGTVIVNTRKPLDLDAGTTFLSVKGDYGTISEETDPQVSGLFSWKNDEETFGLLGSVSWAETNYQRNGIESLIGWGDIVPTTFQQERERTALNATFQYRPTENLELGLNIMSLELDANNANTSNFVMFPDDKEAACEQTNASGTCTFYRRTGEGANPGWTQTWARIASMSSDTADFSLKYEGENFTLKGRFGTTESEGGTDLTANYGNFIGVPSDYAGTYDATGDVIKIDINNKYFEPSDFAGPLSPAGWALKKQPNTDEETYAQLDLSFPVDFGAITAIKTGFRWADHEVKQETYSTTLVDTLPSGDGETYYSGTMSSGAGFTLPEPDFDKMVADARAAIASFDNDSAVYRSGYGTIEEENFAVYAMAEFSAESIRGNFGLRYISTDAESDYYGFANGEYESSLSTDKASYNDVLPSINIAFDLAEDVILRTSAAQVIARPNYTDMFSASSFAGYADGTANNEVLTKGNVGLNPFKATQADLGIEWYFDGDGMVSATYFFKDITSFVTSSQILNQQIGVVDPDTQGDNWTLSTKLNASGGQIEGIELQIQDGFDSGFGYSANYTFVDAPSEAENYPDMIPLFSDSSKHTVNLVGYYETDTYSARLAYNWRSEYMIRELPGFYGNREHQSYGTLDFSANYSVTDNIDVTFEAVNLTEEDSVQIGVAPSDAEVVPELRNGYPAWSFEGEARYKLGVSLRF is encoded by the coding sequence ATGAGTGCTGGGTTCACTGGCGCTGCATACGCAGCAGAAGAAACTAAAGTTCAAGAAGATGTTGAAGTAATTGAAGTTCGCGGTATTCGCCGTTCACTTGAAGCTTCAATGAATACTAAGCGCTTCTCTGACAGCGTTGTCGATGCTGTTTCTGCAGAAGACATCGGTAAATTTCCTGATGGCGATGTAGGTGAAGCACTTGGTCGTATTTCAGGTGTTGCCGTTAACCGTCAATTCGGTCAAGGTCAGCAAGTGTCTATTCGTGGTGCATCAAGCCAATTAACACGCACACTTTTAAACGGTCAAACTGTTGCATCTACAGGTTGGTATGACCAACAATCAATCGACCGTAGCTTCAACTACACGCTTTTACCACCTGAACTAGTTGGTGAAATCCAAGTTTATAAATCTTCTCAAGCTGACGTTGTAGAAGGTGGTGTTGGTGGTACTGTTATTGTTAACACTCGTAAGCCACTTGATCTTGACGCAGGTACGACTTTCTTAAGTGTAAAAGGCGATTACGGCACAATCTCTGAAGAAACAGACCCTCAAGTTTCTGGTTTATTTAGCTGGAAAAATGACGAAGAAACATTCGGTTTATTAGGTTCAGTATCTTGGGCTGAAACAAACTACCAACGTAACGGTATCGAATCACTGATCGGTTGGGGTGATATTGTTCCTACTACGTTCCAACAAGAGCGTGAGCGTACAGCATTAAATGCAACTTTCCAGTATCGTCCTACAGAAAACCTAGAGCTAGGTTTAAACATTATGAGCCTTGAGTTAGATGCAAACAATGCAAATACCTCAAACTTCGTAATGTTCCCTGACGACAAAGAAGCAGCTTGTGAGCAAACAAATGCATCAGGTACATGTACTTTCTACCGTCGTACTGGTGAAGGTGCAAATCCAGGTTGGACTCAAACTTGGGCGCGTATCGCAAGCATGTCATCTGACACAGCTGATTTCAGCCTTAAATACGAAGGTGAAAACTTCACATTAAAAGGTCGTTTCGGTACAACTGAATCAGAAGGTGGTACAGACCTAACTGCAAACTACGGTAACTTCATTGGTGTTCCATCTGATTATGCAGGTACTTATGATGCGACTGGTGATGTGATCAAAATTGATATCAATAACAAATACTTTGAACCATCAGATTTTGCAGGTCCATTATCTCCAGCTGGTTGGGCACTTAAAAAGCAACCTAACACAGATGAAGAAACTTACGCACAGTTAGACCTTTCATTCCCTGTTGATTTTGGTGCTATCACAGCAATCAAAACAGGTTTCCGCTGGGCTGACCATGAAGTAAAACAAGAGACTTACTCAACTACTTTAGTTGATACATTACCAAGTGGTGATGGTGAGACTTACTACTCAGGTACAATGTCATCAGGTGCAGGTTTCACTTTACCTGAGCCAGATTTTGACAAAATGGTAGCTGATGCACGTGCTGCAATTGCAAGCTTCGATAATGATTCAGCTGTATACCGCTCAGGTTACGGTACAATCGAAGAGGAAAACTTCGCAGTTTACGCAATGGCTGAGTTCTCTGCAGAATCTATCCGCGGTAACTTCGGTTTACGTTATATCTCTACAGATGCAGAATCAGATTACTACGGTTTTGCAAATGGTGAGTACGAAAGCTCACTAAGCACAGATAAAGCGAGCTACAACGACGTATTACCTAGCATCAATATCGCTTTCGATTTAGCTGAAGATGTAATTTTACGTACCTCTGCAGCACAAGTTATTGCTCGTCCTAACTACACAGATATGTTCTCAGCATCATCTTTTGCAGGTTACGCTGATGGTACAGCAAATAACGAAGTACTAACTAAAGGTAACGTAGGCCTTAACCCATTCAAAGCAACTCAAGCTGATTTAGGTATCGAGTGGTACTTTGATGGTGACGGTATGGTAAGTGCAACTTACTTCTTCAAAGACATCACATCATTTGTTACTTCAAGCCAAATCTTGAATCAACAAATCGGTGTTGTAGACCCAGATACTCAAGGTGATAACTGGACGCTATCGACTAAGCTTAATGCAAGTGGTGGCCAAATCGAAGGTATCGAGCTACAAATTCAAGATGGCTTTGACAGTGGCTTTGGTTACTCAGCAAACTACACATTCGTAGATGCACCATCAGAAGCTGAAAACTACCCAGATATGATCCCATTATTCTCAGATTCGTCTAAGCATACTGTGAACTTAGTGGGTTACTATGAAACAGATACTTACTCAGCACGTTTAGCTTATAACTGGCGTTCAGAGTACATGATCCGTGAGCTTCCTGGTTTCTACGGTAACCGTGAGCACCAATCATACGGTACGCTTGATTTCAGTGCTAACTACAGCGTAACTGATAACATTGACGTAACGTTTGAAGCTGTTAACTTAACTGAAGAAGACAGCGTACAAATCGGTGTTGCTCCTTCTGATGCAGAAGTAGTTCCTGAGCTTCGTAACGGCTACCCAGCATGGAGCTTTGAAGGTGAAGCACGCTACAAGCTAGGTGTATCACTACGTTTCTAA
- the pgl gene encoding 6-phosphogluconolactonase codes for MATIVEKFFANKDELTAELSSSLEQSLVAGIKEDGRAVLMVSGGSSPAPAYKHLSNLELDWANIDVAMVDERWVDADHEKSNEAFIKSTLLQNHGAAANFVTMKNDALTAQNGVAECEAAYKALKRPFDVTILGMGPDGHTASLFPHAEGLEHGLATDDLVCAINAIESDVTGKITERMTLTLAAIADSKVVKLLISGEEKLAVYKQAKEGGAVADMPLRAVLNHPHINIEVYWAP; via the coding sequence ATGGCAACAATTGTTGAAAAATTCTTTGCAAACAAAGACGAATTAACAGCTGAGCTTTCTTCAAGCCTTGAACAAAGCCTTGTTGCTGGTATTAAAGAAGATGGTCGCGCGGTACTAATGGTATCGGGTGGCTCATCGCCAGCACCTGCTTATAAGCACTTATCAAACCTTGAGCTTGATTGGGCAAACATTGATGTTGCTATGGTTGATGAGCGTTGGGTTGATGCTGATCATGAAAAAAGTAATGAAGCATTTATCAAAAGCACGCTATTACAAAACCATGGCGCAGCAGCTAATTTCGTGACAATGAAAAATGATGCATTAACGGCGCAAAACGGTGTTGCTGAATGTGAAGCTGCATACAAAGCATTAAAGCGTCCTTTTGATGTGACAATTTTAGGCATGGGTCCAGATGGTCATACGGCTTCACTTTTCCCACATGCTGAAGGTTTAGAACACGGTCTTGCGACAGATGATTTAGTATGTGCAATTAACGCCATTGAAAGCGACGTGACGGGTAAAATCACTGAGCGTATGACGTTAACTTTAGCTGCGATTGCAGACTCTAAAGTAGTGAAGCTTTTAATTAGCGGTGAAGAAAAGCTCGCTGTTTACAAGCAAGCGAAAGAGGGCGGTGCAGTTGCTGACATGCCTTTACGTGCAGTATTGAATCACCCACATATCAATATTGAAGTTTATTGGGCGCCTTAA
- the zwf gene encoding glucose-6-phosphate dehydrogenase encodes MLNPFDIVIFGGGGDLALRKLLPAMYRAYQEGNLPQGSRILPTVREESKRKEYIETAHKALQDFLGKGEYNAKDWKAFSAYLVPVVTNVTEADDDWDKLKDILDEHDADKSRVFYLSLPPAVYGSCCEILSKKGLITETSRVVVEKPIGYCGESAEAINAKIAEYFKEEQVFRIDHYLGKETVQNLMALRFSNSLFENLWDAKSIDNIQISLSETVGLESRAGFYDKAGALRDMVQNHLLQLLCLVAMESPNKLNANSIRTEKLKVLESLRPLVAEDVDANIVRGQYVPGNLDGKIVPGYLEELNEGASKTETFVAIRAHIDNWRWAGVPFYLRTGKRMKKRCAEIVVEYKKVSHNVYTDNVGNIEPNRLVIRLQPEETIQLTLMSKRLDNLEMQLEPVTMNIELSQAYSNGFHSDAYKRLMLDAAANNPSLFIHRDEVRQAWKWIDPIIERWQEKGAPSLYRAGTWGPEDADELLEENNHVWFNTGDKA; translated from the coding sequence ATGTTAAATCCATTTGATATCGTAATTTTTGGGGGCGGCGGTGATCTTGCGTTACGTAAGTTACTTCCTGCAATGTATCGCGCTTATCAAGAGGGCAACCTTCCTCAAGGTTCTCGTATCCTTCCTACGGTACGCGAAGAAAGCAAACGTAAAGAATACATCGAAACAGCACATAAAGCGTTACAAGACTTTTTAGGTAAAGGTGAGTACAACGCAAAAGATTGGAAAGCATTTTCAGCTTATCTTGTGCCGGTTGTAACTAATGTAACTGAAGCCGATGACGACTGGGACAAACTAAAAGATATCCTTGATGAACACGATGCTGATAAGTCTCGTGTTTTTTACCTTTCATTACCACCTGCAGTGTACGGTAGCTGCTGTGAAATCTTATCTAAGAAAGGTCTGATCACAGAAACGTCACGCGTTGTTGTTGAAAAGCCGATTGGTTACTGTGGTGAGTCTGCTGAAGCAATCAATGCAAAAATTGCTGAATACTTCAAAGAAGAGCAAGTATTCCGCATTGACCATTATTTAGGTAAAGAAACAGTACAAAACTTAATGGCACTGCGCTTTTCAAACTCACTGTTTGAAAACCTGTGGGATGCTAAATCAATCGATAATATCCAAATCAGCTTATCAGAAACGGTTGGTTTAGAAAGCCGTGCTGGTTTTTACGACAAAGCAGGTGCATTACGCGATATGGTACAAAACCACTTGCTACAATTACTTTGCTTAGTGGCAATGGAATCACCAAACAAATTAAACGCAAACAGCATCCGTACTGAAAAATTAAAAGTACTTGAGTCGTTACGTCCGTTAGTGGCTGAAGATGTTGATGCAAACATTGTACGTGGTCAGTATGTACCAGGTAACTTAGACGGTAAAATCGTCCCAGGTTACTTAGAAGAATTAAACGAAGGTGCGAGTAAAACAGAAACTTTTGTTGCTATTCGTGCGCATATCGATAACTGGCGTTGGGCAGGTGTGCCTTTCTATCTTCGTACTGGTAAACGTATGAAAAAGCGTTGTGCTGAAATCGTTGTTGAATACAAAAAAGTATCTCACAACGTTTATACCGACAACGTAGGTAACATTGAGCCAAATCGTCTTGTTATTCGTTTGCAACCAGAAGAAACAATTCAATTAACACTGATGTCTAAGCGCCTTGATAACCTTGAGATGCAATTAGAACCAGTAACCATGAACATTGAGTTATCGCAAGCGTACAGTAATGGTTTCCATTCAGATGCTTACAAGCGTTTAATGTTAGATGCCGCAGCAAATAACCCATCACTGTTTATTCACCGTGATGAAGTGCGTCAAGCATGGAAATGGATTGACCCAATCATTGAGCGTTGGCAAGAAAAAGGCGCACCATCGTTATACCGCGCTGGTACATGGGGCCCTGAAGATGCAGATGAGCTTTTAGAAGAAAACAACCACGTTTGGTTTAACACAGGCGATAAGGCGTAA
- the pgi gene encoding glucose-6-phosphate isomerase: MSSRSQLASWQALSESAKKMKQIHLKDLFAKDSTRFEQLSAQIPGVLFDYSKQQIDKTVFEQLIALAKECDISAWRDKMFSGEKINITEDRAVLHTALRNRANSAVMVDGENVTDAVNAELAKMKAFVGKVRSGEWLGYTGKAVKDVVAIGVGGSNLGPQMATEALAAYADDTLNVHYVSNVDGVQIASVLQGLDVETTLFVISSKTFTTSETMTNAKSAVEWFLQTAQAQEHIAKHFVAVSTNLEKTAAFGIADENVFTMWDWVGGRFSLWSAIGLPIALYLGFDAFEEILEGAFEIDEHFKNAEFENNVPLLMALLSVWNTSFLGYTAQAILPYDQALHMLPAYLQQGEMESNGKHVTFAGETVPYTTVPIIWGMTGINGQHAFYQCLHQGNVIVPADFIASIEPQVNVGKHHDILLSNFFAQTEAMMAGVDAEQVTADLTAKGKSEAEIAELLNHKIHQGNRPTTSMLLDKVDAKTVGRLIALYEHKIFCQGIILEICSFDQWGVELGKGLASKIEAELFDEAVSHPHDSSTNGLIAYYKTHRKQ, from the coding sequence AAGAAGATGAAACAAATTCATCTTAAAGATTTATTTGCCAAAGATAGCACGCGTTTCGAGCAATTATCTGCTCAGATCCCAGGTGTATTATTCGATTACTCAAAACAACAAATTGATAAAACTGTTTTTGAACAATTAATTGCTTTAGCGAAAGAGTGTGACATTAGCGCATGGCGCGACAAAATGTTCAGTGGTGAGAAAATCAACATTACTGAAGACCGTGCTGTACTTCATACTGCTTTACGTAACCGCGCTAACTCAGCTGTGATGGTTGATGGTGAAAATGTAACAGACGCTGTGAACGCTGAGCTTGCTAAAATGAAAGCTTTTGTTGGCAAAGTACGCAGTGGCGAGTGGTTAGGCTACACAGGTAAAGCTGTAAAAGATGTTGTTGCAATTGGTGTAGGCGGTTCAAACCTTGGTCCGCAAATGGCAACCGAAGCGCTTGCTGCTTATGCTGACGACACATTAAATGTTCACTATGTATCAAATGTTGATGGTGTTCAGATTGCATCTGTTTTACAAGGTTTAGACGTTGAGACAACATTATTTGTTATCTCATCTAAAACATTTACAACCTCAGAAACCATGACTAACGCTAAATCGGCTGTTGAGTGGTTTTTACAAACAGCACAAGCGCAAGAACATATTGCTAAGCACTTTGTAGCTGTAAGCACCAATTTAGAAAAAACAGCGGCCTTTGGTATCGCTGATGAAAACGTATTCACAATGTGGGATTGGGTAGGCGGTCGCTTTTCTTTATGGAGTGCGATAGGATTACCAATCGCCTTGTACCTAGGCTTCGACGCGTTCGAAGAGATCCTAGAAGGTGCGTTTGAAATTGATGAGCATTTTAAAAATGCTGAATTTGAAAATAACGTACCATTGTTAATGGCGCTTTTAAGTGTTTGGAACACTAGCTTTTTAGGTTATACGGCACAAGCTATTTTACCGTATGACCAAGCACTACACATGTTACCGGCGTATTTACAGCAAGGTGAGATGGAAAGTAACGGTAAGCATGTTACTTTTGCTGGTGAAACGGTTCCTTACACGACGGTTCCAATTATTTGGGGTATGACAGGTATTAATGGTCAACATGCTTTTTACCAATGTCTGCACCAAGGTAATGTAATAGTACCTGCTGACTTTATTGCCTCAATTGAGCCGCAAGTAAATGTTGGTAAGCACCATGATATTTTATTATCAAACTTCTTTGCACAAACCGAAGCGATGATGGCCGGTGTTGATGCAGAGCAAGTAACTGCAGATTTAACCGCAAAAGGTAAATCTGAAGCAGAAATTGCAGAATTATTGAATCATAAGATTCACCAAGGCAATCGCCCAACAACGTCAATGTTATTAGATAAAGTTGATGCGAAAACGGTAGGACGTTTAATTGCGCTTTATGAGCACAAGATCTTCTGCCAAGGCATTATCTTAGAAATCTGTTCATTTGACCAATGGGGTGTAGAGCTAGGTAAGGGACTTGCCTCTAAAATTGAAGCTGAATTATTTGATGAAGCAGTCAGTCATCCACACGACAGCTCAACCAACGGACTGATCGCTTACTATAAAACACATCGTAAGCAGTAA